From one Conexivisphaerales archaeon genomic stretch:
- a CDS encoding cytochrome C oxidase subunit IV family protein, with the protein MSEKMGKYTPFGVWAFIMVATLLEAFLSSFYWRVYPTLVDSIIVALIWSQVATVALFYMHLKYEERGIKIFAIVPIVFLVALIVALIGSVQH; encoded by the coding sequence ATGAGCGAAAAGATGGGTAAGTACACGCCTTTCGGTGTCTGGGCTTTTATCATGGTGGCAACACTGCTCGAAGCTTTTCTTTCTTCCTTCTACTGGCGCGTCTATCCCACACTTGTCGATTCGATAATAGTAGCGCTGATATGGAGCCAGGTTGCAACTGTAGCCCTTTTCTACATGCACCTGAAATACGAAGAAAGGGGAATAAAGATCTTCGCTATAGTGCCCATAGTCTTCCTTGTAGCCCTCATAGTTGCGCTGATAGGTTCTGTTCAGCATTAG
- a CDS encoding cupredoxin domain-containing protein has protein sequence MAEASSEHSAPSFLTIALIVGVGLVLAIGVVFFLVVPITIPLTTQSTTGPSSNITVAHITILAGAASNQHSPGYSPDIAVVIIGVNNTVQWTNDDTATHTVTGANGTFDSGDIAQGQSWTYNFTKPGVYNYTCIYHSWMHGTIIVKQGVQGVTVLIPNGAGIPPTPWNQSHLVSSLYYNPPIIKVVIGVNNTVTWKNIDTAAHTVTDVNGSFDSGNIAPGATWSYTFNVPGVYEYYCTYHLWMGGEVIVLPSTNSSSQGG, from the coding sequence ATGGCAGAAGCTTCTTCAGAACATTCAGCACCCTCCTTTCTCACGATAGCTCTGATTGTCGGGGTAGGTCTTGTTCTGGCAATAGGAGTAGTATTCTTCCTAGTCGTACCAATAACTATACCTCTTACCACCCAGAGCACAACAGGCCCTTCGTCCAATATTACCGTGGCCCACATAACCATACTTGCAGGAGCAGCATCAAACCAGCATTCACCTGGCTACAGCCCGGATATTGCTGTGGTAATAATAGGAGTGAACAACACTGTCCAATGGACCAACGACGATACAGCAACACACACAGTGACAGGCGCAAACGGTACGTTTGACTCCGGAGATATAGCGCAGGGCCAGTCCTGGACCTACAATTTCACCAAGCCTGGGGTGTACAATTACACCTGCATTTACCATTCTTGGATGCATGGTACGATAATTGTTAAGCAAGGGGTTCAGGGTGTGACAGTGCTGATACCAAACGGTGCAGGCATACCTCCTACCCCCTGGAACCAGAGCCATCTGGTATCAAGCCTTTACTACAATCCTCCTATAATCAAGGTCGTGATAGGAGTCAATAACACAGTTACTTGGAAGAACATAGACACTGCAGCACACACAGTTACAGACGTGAATGGCAGCTTTGATTCGGGCAACATAGCCCCTGGTGCTACTTGGTCTTACACATTCAACGTACCAGGGGTTTATGAATACTACTGCACCTATCACCTCTGGATGGGAGGCGAAGTAATTGTGCTCCCCTCAACAAACTCTTCATCACAGGGAGGTTAG